In Pangasianodon hypophthalmus isolate fPanHyp1 chromosome 3, fPanHyp1.pri, whole genome shotgun sequence, a single genomic region encodes these proteins:
- the si:ch211-250c4.5 gene encoding coiled-coil domain-containing protein 110 isoform X1, protein MASSSKTTDSSHSNTLQRQVDFEGMLSEGLVKIQHGLLRSNARSQKFPCEDSRYDTNSNFSAKYTKESWAFLKNHRNMYEGLDKQTMEFMQDILSRRELREDDIGICTLGLKALTAMSPHANTDDIDLENLQVDLNARRNSHPPKSCSVHSDVKTAVSVSSSEKGYNVKGTQPEFIGVLKEKLQQKDTENQQIIRLLLLKQHELIEISKLRKVEAQLMTERLKCEEQRSFEITKKFNHISEDMREQLSMAKSKNEHFVRQLRAILEKYERLKRRSDSIKKHLTEERTERKSCLKALKKTQQMTEELLMNQALLEEQRDAAKQEYSEFRKNMKAMEEQHNKLVRTIQRLEDERSSMRADYENLKDQLSNTERENQKLTGALQSKELEKKQAEKSVEESQKLVKQMYEELDDCKMQRETAEKQLDTMKKELKLMHDRYKVKTVQLQEQHKSCMEQLEAKRTECEALSEVVSNLKKDKHVIQEELQCLQKEKAKSEIESQREGERMREAVSLLEHERKLLLDEMGDLRRDYFNLSDRITQRLEQLEQTDVPMCITDISSNHQIRTSKTNNTVGQITSNMDMIEHIRRKLEEQENIQQK, encoded by the exons ATGGCATCAAGTTCTAAAACAACTGATTCCTCACACAGCAACACCCTTCAAAGACAAGTGGACTTTGAAGGAATGCTTTCTGAAGGCTTGGTAAAGATTCAACATGGACTATTAAGATCAAATGCAAGGAGTCAAAAGTTTCCTTGTGAAGACTCAAGGTATGATACTAATAGTAATTTTTCTGCTAAGTACACAAAAGAATCTTGGGCTTTTCTCAAAAACCACAGGAATATGTATGAAGGTTTGGATAAGCAGACAATGGAATTCATGCAAGATATTTTATCCAGAAGAGAACTGAGAGAAGATGATATTGGGATCTGTACCTTGGGGCTTAAGGCCCTGACAGCAATGTCACCACATGCAAATACTGATGATATAGACCTAGAAAACCTTCAGGTGGACCTTAATGCCAGAAGAAACTCCCATCCACCAAAGAGTTGCTCTGTTCATTCAGATGTAAAAACTGCAGTGTCAGTTTCTTCAAGTGAAAAGGGATACAACGTAAAAGGGACGCAGCCTGAATTTATTGGAGTTTTGAAAGAAAAGCTGCAACAAAAAGATACGGAAAATCAACAGATTATTCGATTACTCCTGCTAAAACAGCATGAACTGATAGAAATTTCAAAGCTAAGGAAAGTGGAGGCCCAGCTCATGACTGAAAGGCTGAAATGTGAAGAACAGAGGAGTTTTGAGATTACCAAGAAATTTAACCACATCTCTGAGGACATGAGAGAGCAACTTTCCATGGCCAAGAGCAAAAATGAACACTTTGTCAGGCAGCTCAGGGCAATTCTTGAGAAATATGAGCGGCTTAAAAGACGTTCTGACAGCATTAAGAAACATCTCACAGAGGAAcgtacagagagaaagagttgtCTAAAAGCATTAAAGAAGACACAACAGATGACTGAAGAGTTATTAATGAATCAGGCTCTTCTGGAGGAACAGAGGGACGCTGCAAAACAAGAGTACTCTGAATTCAGGAAGAACATGAAGGCAATGGAGGAGCAACACAATAAACTTGTTAGGACTATACAAAGACTTGAAGATGAGAGATCATCCATGAGAGCTGATTATGAGAACCTTAAAGATCAGTTAAGTAATACTGAGCGAGAGAACCAGAAGCTCACTGGAGCACTTCAATCTAAAGAGCTAGAAAAGAAACAAGCTGAAAAAAGTGTAGAGGAATCTCAAAAGCTGGTTAAACAAATGTATGAAGAACTTGATGACTGTAAAATGCAAAGAGAAACTGCTGAGAAACAACTGGACACaatgaaaaaagaattaaaactaATGCATGACAGGTATAAAGTGAAGACAGTTCAGCTACAGGAACAACACAAGTCCTGTATGGAACAGTTAGAAGCTAAGAGAACAGAGTGTGAGGCTTTAAGTGAAGTTGTCTCTAACTTGAAAAAAGACAAGCATGTGATTCAAGAGGAGCTGCAATGCctgcaaaaagaaaaggcaaagtCTGAGATTGAGAGCCAAAGGGAgggggagagaatgagagaggctGTGAGTCTGCTGGAGCATGAGAGAAAGCTGCTTCTGGATGAAATGGGAGACTTGAGAAGGGATTACTTTAATCTCAGTGATCGCATCACACAGAGACTTGAACAACTGGAACAGACAGATGTACCCATGTGCATCACAGACATATCGTCCAATCATCAAATCAGAACATCCAAGACAAATAACACTGTTGGCCAAATCACATCAAATATGGACA TGATAGAGCATAtaaggaggaaactggaggaacAAGAAAACATCCAGCAGAAATAA
- the si:ch211-250c4.5 gene encoding coiled-coil domain-containing protein 110 isoform X2 — MLSEGLVKIQHGLLRSNARSQKFPCEDSRYDTNSNFSAKYTKESWAFLKNHRNMYEGLDKQTMEFMQDILSRRELREDDIGICTLGLKALTAMSPHANTDDIDLENLQVDLNARRNSHPPKSCSVHSDVKTAVSVSSSEKGYNVKGTQPEFIGVLKEKLQQKDTENQQIIRLLLLKQHELIEISKLRKVEAQLMTERLKCEEQRSFEITKKFNHISEDMREQLSMAKSKNEHFVRQLRAILEKYERLKRRSDSIKKHLTEERTERKSCLKALKKTQQMTEELLMNQALLEEQRDAAKQEYSEFRKNMKAMEEQHNKLVRTIQRLEDERSSMRADYENLKDQLSNTERENQKLTGALQSKELEKKQAEKSVEESQKLVKQMYEELDDCKMQRETAEKQLDTMKKELKLMHDRYKVKTVQLQEQHKSCMEQLEAKRTECEALSEVVSNLKKDKHVIQEELQCLQKEKAKSEIESQREGERMREAVSLLEHERKLLLDEMGDLRRDYFNLSDRITQRLEQLEQTDVPMCITDISSNHQIRTSKTNNTVGQITSNMDMIEHIRRKLEEQENIQQK, encoded by the exons ATGCTTTCTGAAGGCTTGGTAAAGATTCAACATGGACTATTAAGATCAAATGCAAGGAGTCAAAAGTTTCCTTGTGAAGACTCAAGGTATGATACTAATAGTAATTTTTCTGCTAAGTACACAAAAGAATCTTGGGCTTTTCTCAAAAACCACAGGAATATGTATGAAGGTTTGGATAAGCAGACAATGGAATTCATGCAAGATATTTTATCCAGAAGAGAACTGAGAGAAGATGATATTGGGATCTGTACCTTGGGGCTTAAGGCCCTGACAGCAATGTCACCACATGCAAATACTGATGATATAGACCTAGAAAACCTTCAGGTGGACCTTAATGCCAGAAGAAACTCCCATCCACCAAAGAGTTGCTCTGTTCATTCAGATGTAAAAACTGCAGTGTCAGTTTCTTCAAGTGAAAAGGGATACAACGTAAAAGGGACGCAGCCTGAATTTATTGGAGTTTTGAAAGAAAAGCTGCAACAAAAAGATACGGAAAATCAACAGATTATTCGATTACTCCTGCTAAAACAGCATGAACTGATAGAAATTTCAAAGCTAAGGAAAGTGGAGGCCCAGCTCATGACTGAAAGGCTGAAATGTGAAGAACAGAGGAGTTTTGAGATTACCAAGAAATTTAACCACATCTCTGAGGACATGAGAGAGCAACTTTCCATGGCCAAGAGCAAAAATGAACACTTTGTCAGGCAGCTCAGGGCAATTCTTGAGAAATATGAGCGGCTTAAAAGACGTTCTGACAGCATTAAGAAACATCTCACAGAGGAAcgtacagagagaaagagttgtCTAAAAGCATTAAAGAAGACACAACAGATGACTGAAGAGTTATTAATGAATCAGGCTCTTCTGGAGGAACAGAGGGACGCTGCAAAACAAGAGTACTCTGAATTCAGGAAGAACATGAAGGCAATGGAGGAGCAACACAATAAACTTGTTAGGACTATACAAAGACTTGAAGATGAGAGATCATCCATGAGAGCTGATTATGAGAACCTTAAAGATCAGTTAAGTAATACTGAGCGAGAGAACCAGAAGCTCACTGGAGCACTTCAATCTAAAGAGCTAGAAAAGAAACAAGCTGAAAAAAGTGTAGAGGAATCTCAAAAGCTGGTTAAACAAATGTATGAAGAACTTGATGACTGTAAAATGCAAAGAGAAACTGCTGAGAAACAACTGGACACaatgaaaaaagaattaaaactaATGCATGACAGGTATAAAGTGAAGACAGTTCAGCTACAGGAACAACACAAGTCCTGTATGGAACAGTTAGAAGCTAAGAGAACAGAGTGTGAGGCTTTAAGTGAAGTTGTCTCTAACTTGAAAAAAGACAAGCATGTGATTCAAGAGGAGCTGCAATGCctgcaaaaagaaaaggcaaagtCTGAGATTGAGAGCCAAAGGGAgggggagagaatgagagaggctGTGAGTCTGCTGGAGCATGAGAGAAAGCTGCTTCTGGATGAAATGGGAGACTTGAGAAGGGATTACTTTAATCTCAGTGATCGCATCACACAGAGACTTGAACAACTGGAACAGACAGATGTACCCATGTGCATCACAGACATATCGTCCAATCATCAAATCAGAACATCCAAGACAAATAACACTGTTGGCCAAATCACATCAAATATGGACA TGATAGAGCATAtaaggaggaaactggaggaacAAGAAAACATCCAGCAGAAATAA
- the hells gene encoding lymphoid-specific helicase, with the protein MSVSVKEETRSVSPLCPKHNECEEPEGAAMEVSSAVPGQLEEVVITKEMAEMERNLKEEGERKERETMEKVRQSWEKDTQEMRFKRLQHLLEKSNIYSKFLLTKMEQQQQEEKLKKERLEKKATAQKQKGNGKKTEKVERKKREREEDYKIADVISKEEILSKAKKQKVDEEAQSKKKLEAEDIEKLSDSNSDIKGRMSEVVRENAKEMLDPERKVNGQPVPLQQPKLFTGGVMRWYQVEGIEWLRMLWENGINGILADEMGLGKTIQCIAHIAMMIEKKVLGPFLVVAPLSTLPNWISEFRRFTPEVSIMLYHGSQKERMDLVKTIRKPQGSLHMCPVVVTSFEIAMIDRKYLQRFHWKYLIVDEGHRIKNLNCRLVQELKMLPTDNKLLLTGTPLQNNLSELWSLLNFLLPDVFDDLKSFESWFDISTITSDVETLVVNEREQNILNMLHQILTPFLLRRLKSDVTLEVPPKKEIVVYAPMTAKQDVFYRAIVDKTIAKVLGQEKGETAPVQRSSTGRPKRKSRKVVDYSETNNSPYDLEKYIEKVQKEMESQLDFAPLVDVQMPADAQVNLKLQNILMLLKRCCNHPYLIEYPLVPGTQEFKIDEQLVETSGKFLILDRMLPELKKRGHKILIFSQMTSILDILMDYCYLRGYKHSRLDGTMRYADREENMKKFSTDPEVFLFLLSTRAGGLGINLTAADTVIIFDSDWNPQADLQAQDRCHRIGQTKPVVVYRLITLNTIDEKILERASAKRKLEKMVIHKKKFKGGKADLKQSRSCVDMNELIDLLKSSDYDRAVKSTKGKVISDKDLEILLDRSDLLDRAKKSVRQEKDGVFRVVETKEENTEICLS; encoded by the exons ATGAGTGT GAGCGTTAAAGAAGAGACACGTAGTGTGTCTCCCCTTTGTCCCAAACACAATGAATGTGAGGAGCCAGAGGGAGCTGCAATGGAGGTTTCTTCTGCAG TACCAGGTCAACTTGAGGAGGTGGTTATAACCAAGGAAATGGCAGAGATGGAAAGGAATTTAaaggaagaaggagaaagaaaggagagagagacgatGGAAAAG GTGAGACAGTCATGGGAGAAAGACACTCAAGAAATGCGTTTTAAGAGGCTGCAGCACCTTCTGGAGAAAAGCAACATATACTCCAAATTTCTGCTTACTAAaatggagcagcagcagcaagag GAAAAACTAAAGAAGGAGAGACTGGAAAAGAAAGCAACAGCGCAGAAGCAGAAG GGCAATGGCAAGAAGACAGAAAAAG ttgagaggaagaagagagaaagggaggaagaTTATAAAATTGCTGATGTTATATCCAAAGAG GAAATTTTGTCAAAAGCCAAAAAACAGAAAGTGGACGAG GAGGCTCAAAGCAAGAAGAAACTTGAGGCGGAGGATATAGAAAAACTAAGTGACTCTAATTCAGATATAAAAGGGCGAATGTCTGAGGTTGTGCGGGAAAATGCCAAGGAAATGCTGGACCCAGAAAGGAAAGTGAACGGGCAGCCTGTGCCTTTGCAGCAACCCAAACTCTTCactggtggtgtgatgaggtggTACCAGGTGGAGGGCATTGAATGGCTGAGG ATGCTGTGGGAAAATGGAATAAATGGTATCCTGGCTGATGAGATGGGACTGGGAAAGACCATACAGTGCATTGCTCATATTGCAATGATGATTGAGAAGAAAGTCCTGGGACCATTCTTGGTTGTAGCTCCTCTGTCCACTCTGCCCAACTGGATTAGTGAGTTCAGGCGCTTCACTCCAGAG GTGTCTATAATGCTCTACCATGGctcacagaaagagagaatggaCCTCGTCAAGACAATCCGCAAGCCTCAGGGTTCCCTGCATATGTGCCCTGTTGTTGTGACTTCATTTGAAATTGCCATGATTGACAGGAAGTATCTTCAG CGTTTCCACTGGAAATACCTGATTGTGGATGAGGGTCACAGGATAAAGAACTTGAACTGTCGTTTAGTGCAAGAGCTGAAAATGCTTCCAACTGACAACAAACTGCTGCTGACAGGAACTCCTTTGCAGAATAATCTTTCTGAGCTGTGGTCTCTGCTTAACTTCCTTCTCCCTGACGTCTTTGATGACTTAAAGAG TTTTGAGTCATGGTTTGACATCAGCACCATCACCTCAGATGTTGAGACACTTGTAGTTAATGAACGAGAACAAAACATACTGAATATGCTTCACCAG ATTCTCACACCCTTTCTACTGAGACGACTGAAGTCAGATGTGACTTTGGAGGTTCCGCCAAAGAAAGAGATTGTGGTATATGCTCCAATGACAGCCAAGCAGGATGTCTTTTACAGGGCTATTGTTGACAAAACCATTGCAAAGGTGCTGGGTCAGGAAAAA GGGGAGACTGCACCAGTACAGCGGTCGTCCACTGGGCGCCCTAAACGCAAGTCTCGGAAGGTGGTGGACTATTCTGAAACTAATAACTCTCCATATGACCTAGAAAAATACATCGAAAAAGTTCAGAAGGAGATGGAAAGTCAGCTGGA ttttgctCCTCTGGTAGATGTTCAGATGCCTGCTGATGCCCAGGTCAACCTGAAGCTACAGAACATATTGATGCTCTTGAAGCGATGCTGCAATCATCCTTATCTGATCGAATATCCTCTTGTCCCTGGAACTCAAGAGTTTAAA ATTGATGAACAGCTGGTGGAGACATCAGGGAAGTTCTTAATTCTTGACCGAATGCTCCCCGAACTGAAAAAAAGAGGACATAAG ATCCTAATTTTCAGCCAGATGACCTCTATATTGGACATCCTGATGGACTACTGCTACCTCCGGGGATACAAGCACAGCCGACTAGACGGGACCATGAGATATGCTGACCGAGAAGAGAAT ATGAAGAAGTTCTCCACAGATCCTGAggtcttcctcttcctcctgagCACACGAGCTGGTGGCCTTGGGATCAATCTTACAGCTGCAGATACAGTCATCATATTTGACAGTGACTGG AACCCTCAGGCGGACTTGCAGGCTCAGGATCGGTGTCACCGTATTGGACAAACCAAGCCTGTGGTGGTGTACCGTCTCATCACTCTAAACACTATTGATGAGAAGATCCTGGAAAGGGCATCTGCTAAGAGGAAACTAGAGAAGATGGTGATTCATAAAA agaAGTTTAAAGGGGGAAAAGCTGATCTAAAGCAGTCCAGAAGCTGTGTGGATATGAATGAACTGATCGACCTTCTGAAGTCCAGTGATTATGACAG GGCAGTGAAGAGCACTAAAGGCAAGGTAATCAGTGACAAAGATCTGGAGATTTTGCTTGACCGCAGTGACCTGTTGG ATCGAGCCAAAAAGAGTGTTCGACAAGAGAAGGATGGAGTGTTCAGGGTGGTTGAGACTAAAGAAGAGAACACAGAGATTTGTCTGTCCTAA